In one window of Pseudorasbora parva isolate DD20220531a chromosome 7, ASM2467924v1, whole genome shotgun sequence DNA:
- the cdc42ep5 gene encoding cdc42 effector protein 5 gives MPLHKSSRAPRLDPTMISAPLGDFRHTMHIGRGGDAFGDTSFLSTHGPSSPNPSSVQPVGAATLETTDIQMNHNDDIEYAEDTGPSELRHADSVSSFDLDLDLGPSILGDVLGVMDGLTMGSHKDSEELFNPSKSTRDGMMLPRSAANELNERMILESVTKEVIQRDDQANEMNGVKSKGLRPKVRFSDKRDEIIGRQEVIEGLDMEGEEEMSLRPNKGMHEISGRMVYDKDPRQAEMVNRKEDNSPSPPSSMSSEYEGVSPLDRRREDQHLSETDSEEEGVNGEQGYTFEDEFDDEIGL, from the coding sequence ATGCCTCTCCACAAATCATCTCGGGCCCCTCGTCTGGACCCCACCATGATCTCCGCTCCCCTTGGTGATTTCCGTCATACCATGCACATTGGTCGTGGTGGAGACGCTTTTGGTGACACCTCCTTCCTGTCCACCCATGGCCCCTCTAGTCCTAATCCCAGCTCTGTGCAACCAGTTGGTGCAGCCACTCTAGAGACCACAGACATTCAGATGAATCATAATGATGATATTGAATATGCAGAAGATACCGGTCCAAGTGAGCTCCGACACGCAGATTCAGTTTCCTCCTTTGACCTCGACTTGGATTTAGGGCCCTCGATTTTAGGAGATGTACTGGGAGTGATGGATGGACTTACCATGGGTTCTCACAAAGACAGCGAAGAGCTGTTTAATCCCAGCAAGAGCACAAGAGATGGGATGATGTTGCCAAGGAGTGCTGCCAATGAGTTGAATGAGAGGATGATATTGGAAAGTGTGACCAAAGAGGTGATCCAACGAGATGACCAAGCGAACGAGATGAATGGCGTGAAATCAAAAGGGCTCAGGCCTAAAGTGCGATTCAGCGACAAACGTGATGAGATCATCGGTCGACAGGAAGTAATTGAGGGGCTAGACATGGAAGGTGAAGAAGAAATGAGCTTGAGACCAAATAAAGGGATGCATGAGATTAGTGGGAGAATGGTTTACGACAAAGACCCAAGACAAGCAGAGATGGTTAATCGGAAGGAGGACAACTCTCCAAGCCCCCCTTCCTCAATGAGCTCAGAATATGAGGGAGTCTCACCGTTGGACCGGAGGAGAGAAGACCAACATCTTTCAGAAACAGATTCAGAGGAGGAGGGTGTCAACGGAGAACAAGGATACACTTTTGAGGACGAGTTTGATGATGAGATTGGCCTATAA